One Aegilops tauschii subsp. strangulata cultivar AL8/78 chromosome 2, Aet v6.0, whole genome shotgun sequence genomic window, TTGGACAGGTCATGGTATACTAATCAATCTAACACTACAATCTTTTTCATGGCATTCATACGATCAAAGTGTATGTAAATTCCTAAAGAATTTTATTTAATCAAGGACGCTCAGTTGAGTGATGCATATCAATTCGATATGTCTTGGAGATCGACACAACGATACTTCATTGTTATGCTTATTGTGTATACTAAATAATGAACAAGGCGCCCATTTTGGGAACACATGCTATAGTGCATATCTATCATACTTCCAAGTCTTTCTCAAGGTTATGTGTGGAGTGAGCGGAGATGGTAATGATTTGATTTTTTTAGAAACACCGAGTACAGTGTAGACGCTCGCATGCAAGTAAACCACCACCACATACACACACTCACACAACAACTACTGAAGACATGAGTTACGAAGCTTCGGATTGACGAATTCACCACATGGCCCACCGAAAGAATATATCACCTTAGTGGGGCACAAAGAGCATCAAACCTAAGGTTTGACCCCCGATGGGCTGTGAGTACAACCACCCTCGTAAGAGTCCAAGCACAGGTTGGTTCTCGACAATGTTTGAATGTTGACCCAAAGGCTTGGAAAGTAGATATATGCGTACGGGTTTTTCAAGCAACTTAGAGATAAATGATTCATTTATAATGTGGGCAATGGATTAATTGTCACTTTTCTGATTACGAAGGGTAAATTACTTGGCTTCTGTAATCCAATAACATATCTTAAAATTgtttgattcaaaggatttttttatataaaaaaagaGGATTCCGGTCCTTAAGAATCCTCCTGTGTGGTTTTTAGGATTGTAAACATAGGAATCTTTCTAATGATTCGTTTGCACTAGATTTTATAGAAAAAAATTCATCAACATCTTGAAAGTAATTCTATGTCTTTCTGTGATGcaaccaaaaaaacaaaaacaaaaacatgTAGGATTTGAATGGACATGATATTGCTATTGCTATTGCTATCCCACTTTTTTTCTATTTCCGCCTTTTTAGAATCTGCAAATTAGAGTGCCCATTATGCGcaaacataaataaataaatagagtGGCGATGAATGGGGACGACCGGCGGAATCTAAGGCACTTCGCAGTTCGCGCACATCCTCGAATTGGATCTGGGTATGTCATGCATATGTAGTACTCCTAGAAAACGAATTAGGGTAAGCACATGTGTGCATACCTGGGATGAAGGCTGTTCTTGACAACCTTCTGGCCGTACTTCCTCCACTTGTATCCGTCGTCCAGCACGTCCACTTCGCTCCTGGTCTGGAAGCAGAACCGCGGCTCCCTCATCTTCCTCCTCACCTTCATCTTTCCCTTCTCCGCCCCCTTCCACCTGCACGCCCACCACCATCCATCACCATACTCATCAGTCCCGTACGTAGCTAGCTCGTGAAACCCTAGCTGTTAGCACTATCACACGCCCAATCGTCCACTAACACGATACCGTACAGCAGGCATAGAGCAACACACATCTTACCATGAGCTCGGACCATGGCAGCTGGCTGTGGTGGTAGTAGTAGCACTAGCAAACTCGTTGCCCGCTCTGGCCGCCGATGTGCCCGCCTGAGAGAAAACCCAAGATTTCTAAGGAATCAAGCAAGAAACACCATGCGACAACAAAGGCGGTGTCAAGCATGCACGTCAGCGTCAGTTACCTCGCCGGTGCCGCCCAAGGGCGCGAACCCGGTGGACTTCTCGCAGGCGGCGGCGGAGTGGCAGAAGGGGATCCCCGGAAGCAGCGGGTACAGGCCTCCGCCATGGTCCGAGGAGAACATCACGCCGTGGTTCCCGGGCTGCTCTTGGAGCACCAGCGGCAGCTGGTGAAGCTTGTGCTGGTTCGGCAATGGAGCGAGGAGGGGAGGGGATGCGTACGGATCGAGCGCGTAGAGGCTGGGAAGGCACGCCCCCAGCTGGCTACCCCCTTCCATGCAGGATCATGCAAGCGATGGATCAGCGCGGCCTAGAAGCTTAGCTTGGGGGCATGAGATgccaaggagaggatagagagaggctgagagagagaaagagagaggggtAGGTGATTTCTTGCCTAGGTTTGAGAGAGAAAGGGGAACAAGAGCGGTGGGCAAGCTATAGCTGGGAAGGGGACTGGACAGAGACCCACCCTTTAAAGAGCCTTTTGCTCAAATTGTGGTACTGCTCGTTGCTGTAGCTGCTGATCCTGCAGATTCATCTATCGGCTCCTGCTTTTGTAGCTTGTGTGGTGATGCTTACCTGTTATAAACTAGCTAGCGTTGTTTGCATATGCTTTGTCAGTCATGCAACAAGTTCCCAAGTTCTTTCTATGCCAAAGCACATGATTTCACATTATTTCTCTAGAAGGAATTTCCGATTGTTAGAGTCATGCATTTTGATCCACGCACCAACCTACCGATCTACCGGATGGAGCTCTAGTTTTTCTTACTTTGGGGTTTTTTAGTAGAGTTATGTGGCGGCGCGCTTCGTTGATGGTGACGACGGTGCCAATCCGGAGAATAAATTTTTCTCAAGCCTCCCCATCTTGACGGTGTCGATTGTGGCGACTCCATGGCATGAATTCCTGCCGGTCTATCATTTGGCGAGGTTAGGGTTTGTTATTGTGATGGTGACGATGGCTTCCCTTTGCAGTTTGGTCCTCTGCCTCCTCTCTGTCACGTTGGTACGACCACCGGTGCCATCGAGCTCTTTGAGCTTTTTGGAGGTTGGGATCTTGGATATGTGCATTTTCCTGCGAAGATGACTTCAATAGTTTCTTCTCTAGGGCGATGGTTTAGTATGACCATGGCCTTGAGGATTTCTATCATCCACGATCAACAACGACTCGCTCTGACGATGGAAAGGCAGCAACGGCGGTGCATCGCAATCGATTGAGGGAGCTTTAGGGTTGTGCATGTCCTACAATTCAAAATGTGTTCAATAAGTGCATGTAAATCATTGCCTAAGAGAAACACATTTTGGTCTCTCAACTAGTGGCAAATTGTAAGTTAGGCCACTAGATCAATTCTATACCTGATATCTTGGTCACAAAATTATTGAAACTGTCTAGAATTTGTCCCGTCCCCACTAAAAAATGAACGATGGCGTGTCAACAATTTTTTGACATGTAGTACCCTATTTTAGCAAAAAAATGAAAATGAACCAGGAAAAATGTggaaaaaaatatataaaaaaccATGATTTATGAAATTTTGGATGACAAATTCCAAGGGAAAAAAAGAAAATTGTACTATAAGAACTCATATATTTTGGAAGATACATATTAAAATTGCGAACCTTTTTCTGGAACAAAAAGTTATAGAAATTTTACTGATACTAGACAATTTGTTGTGGTTCCAACGAGATATAAATATTCTAATAAGTTAACCGTGATTTACATGCCCATATTAATGTGATTGTGCAAATAAATATTTATAAATCCTGCCCATGGTTTACCTAACTAAATAAAAATCATTTATTTGGTAAGAACTTATTGACTTATCAAAGAAAGCGTAATTTTATTTGGTAAGTCACTAAAAGGTGAGAAGTTAAAGACATTTTTCAAGGAAAATTGGCGAAAAATATCAGAGATTGGAGGGAAAGAAATCAAAACAGGGAGATAGGAGGGCATACGTAAGGTTGGACGAAGCACTCTGCCTGGTATGA contains:
- the LOC109740844 gene encoding uncharacterized protein; its protein translation is MEGGSQLGACLPSLYALDPYASPPLLAPLPNQHKLHQLPLVLQEQPGNHGVMFSSDHGGGLYPLLPGIPFCHSAAACEKSTGFAPLGGTGEAGTSAARAGNEFASATTTTTASCHGPSSWWKGAEKGKMKVRRKMREPRFCFQTRSEVDVLDDGYKWRKYGQKVVKNSLHPRSYYRCTHSNCRVKKRVERLSEDCRMVITTYEGRHTHTPCSDDDAGGDHTGSCAFTSF